From Medicago truncatula cultivar Jemalong A17 chromosome 7, MtrunA17r5.0-ANR, whole genome shotgun sequence, a single genomic window includes:
- the LOC11436930 gene encoding phosphomannomutase, protein MASLNPGVLALFDVDGTLTAPRKGVTPEMLKFMQDLRKFVTVGVVGGSDLVKISEQLGQTVTTDYDYVFSENGLVAHKQGKLIGTQSLKTFVGDEKLKEFINFTLHYIADLDIPIKRGTFIEFRSGMLNVSPIGRNCSQEERDEFEKYDKVQNIRSKMVSILREKFAHLNLTFSIGGQISFDVFPQGWDKTYCLRYLDGFNEIHFFGDKTYKGGNDHEIYESERTIGHTVTSPEDTIKQCTSLFLGH, encoded by the exons ATGGCTTCCCTGAATCCTGGTGTGCTTGCTTTGTTTGATGTTGATGGGACTCTTACAGCTCCAAGGAAG GGGGTTACTCCAGAGATGTTGAAGTTCATGCAAGACCTACGCAAG TTTGTAACAGTTGGAGTTGTTGGGGGTTCTGATCTCGTAAAGATATCTGAGCAACTTGGCCAGACAG TTACCACTGACTATGATTACGTATTTTCTGAGAATGGTCTTGTGGCTCATAAGCAAGGAAAGCTCATTGGAACTCAG AGCTTGAAGACGTTCGTTGGGGACGAAAAGCTCAAG gaatttattaattttactcTTCATTACATTGCTGACTTGGATATCCCTATTAAGAG GGGAACATTTATAGAGTTCCGTAGTGGGATGCTGAATGTATCACCGATTGGGCGAAACTGTAGCCAAGAAGAAAGAGATGAGTTTGAGAAGTATGACAAG GTTCAGAACATACGCTCAAAAATGGTTTCTATACTTCGCGAGAAGTTTGCTCATCTTAACTTGACATTTTCCATTGGAGGACAGATAAGCTTTGAT GTTTTCCCTCAAGGTTGGGATAAAACATACTGCTTGAGATACCTTGATGGTTTCAATgaaatccacttttttggtgACAAAACTTACAAG GGTGGAAATGACCATGAAATTTATGAATCTGAACGGACTATCGGGCACACAG TTACCAGCCCTGAAGATACTATCAAGCAGTGTACATCTCTCTTCCTGGGACATTAA
- the LOC112416511 gene encoding LOW QUALITY PROTEIN: uncharacterized protein (The sequence of the model RefSeq protein was modified relative to this genomic sequence to represent the inferred CDS: inserted 1 base in 1 codon) — MTVAHFARDLSFLFHCSISSFYKQFILYATARVNRVLYSISIFPNRRGTNQRPAMGHSNVWNSHPKXLWTWFSHLSCVWEL, encoded by the exons ATGACGGTCGCTCACTTTGCAAgagatttatcatttttgtttcactGCTCGATTTCTAGTTTCTACAAGCAGTTCATCTTATATGCGACTGCGCGCGTCAATAGGGTTCTTTATTCAATTTCCATCTTCCCTAATCGCCGAGGAACAAATCAACGGCCAGCCATGGGTCACTCCAATGTGTGGAACTCTCACCCTA ACCTATGGACCTGGTTCTCGCACCTGTCGTGTGTGTGGGAACTCTAG